In Mobula hypostoma chromosome 13, sMobHyp1.1, whole genome shotgun sequence, the following are encoded in one genomic region:
- the LOC134355911 gene encoding cholecystokinin receptor-like yields the protein MPVALSARCNETSCGVYIPLHSVPLVASSFILGCTCIIGVLGNGLACRLVYTDRSLRTPTNALLFNLAANDFVKCVLDIPALLAVTVWGNSRADLGETPCLLQPFTYSLSGCVQLATLVVISVERYRAIANPLQIAKRKVRIQLWVPIIWSMGLIVSVFTITLFKDTPVYVRCRHQLIDPQKYLDPFGTYILVPWWTVSLSVIISHYLRIFVLVRQHNKRVFDRGLMPTSSKGHDQHLPGIEGQSMQRKTTIKVPTTVEAPCSQAKLSPGLQLATVSCANQCQAISMNDCVSSSLNADAPNIMGAVCLFTGKSREPAKKKMEGKLAKRFGYIMLTFLVCWMPLVTVLLLSMFLRSSMPLLLEIQTPAMALSCIPAAVNPFIYTKLNQHFRSEIQRAVTRFRGRRKCLAVRT from the exons ATGCCGGTTGCTCTGTCTGCAAGATGCAACGAGACCAGCTGTGGCGTTTATATTCCACTCCACTCCGTTCCCCTGGTGGCCAGCTCTTTCATCCTGGGCTGTACGTGCATTATCGGGGTGCTGGGGAACGGGCTAGCCTGTCGCCTCGTTTACACCGACAGGTCTCTGCGCACACCGACCAACGCGCTTCTGTTCAATTTAGCGGCCAACGACTTCGTGAAGTGCGTGCTGGACATCCCTGCGCTCCTGGCGGTCACTGTCTGGGGCAACAGCCGCGCCGACCTGGGCGAGACGCCGTGTCTCCTGCAGCCTTTCACCTACTCCCTGAGCGGCTGTGTGCAGCTGGCTACTCTCGTGGTCATCAGCGTTGAACGCTACCGGGCCATCGCCAATCCATTGCAGATAGCCAAGAGGAAGGTTAGGATCCAGCTGTGGGTCCCAATCATTTGGTCCATGGGCCTTATTGTATCAGTTTTCACCATCACCTTGTTCAAGGACACCCCTGTGTATGTGAGATGCAGGCATCAACTTATAGACCCCCAGAAATACTTGGACCCTTTTGGTACCTATATCCTGGTTCCTTGGTGGACTGTCAGCTTGTCCGTGATAATCAGCCACTACCTGAGAATATTTGTGCTGGTGAGGCAGCACAATAAACGGGTCTTTGACAGGGGGTTGATGCCCACCTCTTCAAAAGGGCATGACCAACACCTGCCAGGAATAGAAGGGCAGAGCATGCAACGGAAGACAACCATCAAGGTGCCAACAACAGTGGAAGCCCCATGTTCACAAGCTAAGCTCAGCCCCGGTCTTCAGTTGGCGACGGTGTCCTGTGCCAATCAGTGCCAAGCTATTTCGATGAATGATTGTGTATCCTCATCCCTCAACGCTGATGCCCCCAACATAATGGGAGCAGTGTGCCTCTTCACCGGCAAATCCAGGGAGCCTGCCAAGAAAAAGATGGAAGGCAAACTTGCCAAGCGCTTTGGTTATATCATGTTAACCTTTCTGGTGTGCTGGATGCCTTTAGTTACTGTTTTGCTGCTGAGCATGTTTTTGCGAAGTTCG ATGCCATTGCTGCTGGAGATCCAGACACCTGCCATGGCTTTGTCCTGCATTCCTGCTGCTGTGAACCCCTTCATTTACACCAAGTTGAATCAACATTTTCGCTCTGAAATCCAGCGAGCAGTCACCAGATTTAGGGGTAGACGCAAGTGTCTGGCTGTTAGAACATAA